The Herbiconiux sp. A18JL235 region GAGCGCGCGCAGCAGGATGGCGACGACGAGCACCGGGGCGAGCAACGGCAGCACGATGCGCCGGAAGATGTACCACGGGCTGCCCCCGTCGACCCGCGCCGCCTCGAGCGGCTGCTTCGGGATCGACTCGAGGCCGGCGAGCAGCAGCAGCACCATGAACGGCGTCCACTGCCACACGTCGATGAAGGCGAGGGTGAACAGCGCCCGGCCGGGGCCGAAGAAGTCGTAGTTGATGCCGATGCCCCTGAGCAGCTCGGGGATCGCCCCGATCTGGTCGTTCAGCAGGAAGCGGAAGGTGAGGCCCACCGCGATGGGCGTGATGAACATCGGTGCCAGCAGCATCGACCGGGTGACGTCGCGCGCCCACTTCTGCTTCTGCAGCGAGAGCGCGACGGCCAACCCGATCACGAGCTCCAGACCGACAGCCACCACGACGTACACGGCGGTGACGCCGAAGGCCTCCCAGAACGCCGGGTTGGTGAAGGTCGAGAGGTAGTTCTCGAACCCCACCAGATCGGGCGCCCCGCGGTCGGTGAGCTTGTAGTCGGTGAAGCTGAGGTACAGCGCGTAGAGCAGGGGGAACCCGACGACCGCGATGAACACGGCCACGAGGGGTGCGAGCATCCCGTACTTGAATCTCACGTCTCGGAGCCCTTCCGCATCGTCGGTCGCCGGGTTCCCATGCCTCAGCCCTGAGTCTTCTCGGCGGCGGACTGGGCGTCGCGCAGCGCGTCGTCGACGCTCTTCGTGCCAGCGACCGCCTCGTTCAGCTCGGTTCCGACGGCCTGGATCATCTCCTCGCCGCCCGCTCCCTGGCTGAGCGGTGCAGCATCCGACAGGATCTGCTTCACGGCCTCGTAGTAGTCGGCACCGAAGCCGTCGTCGAGCACCGCCGGGTCTTCCAGGGTGCTCTCGCGGATCGCCGCACCGCCCGCGCTCACGCGCTCGACGTCGACGGCCTTCGAGGTGATCCACGATGCGAACGCCCACGCGGCGTCGGGCGCACCCGAGTTGCTCGGAATGGCCCAGCTCCAGGCGCCGAGCACCTGCTTGCCACCGGGCATCGGCGCCAGCTTGAACTGACCGGCGAGGTCTCCGGATGCTCCGGCCGGGTCGTTGAGGGCCGGCAGGTTCCAGTTGTAGCTGATCATCGAGGCGGCTTCACCGCTCGAGACCGAGCGGAACGCCTCGTCGAAGGCCCAGTTGAGGCTGTTCGCCGGTGCGGCGTTCTGGTAGGCGTCGATGTAGGCCTCGAGAGCCGCCTTGGCTTCGGGGGTGTCGAGGGTGATGTTGCCCTCGTCGTCGTAGATCGAACCGCCGGCGGCGAAGAGCCAGTTGGCCCACTCCTCGAAGATCTTGTAGCCGCGCTGGGGCTGCATGGCGATTCCCGCACGGTCGGCGGTCTTCAGCGTCGTGACGTCGGAGACCAGCTCGTCGAGCGTCGTCGGCACCTGGAGGCCCGCGGCTTCGTAGTCGGCGGTGTTGTAGAGGTACCCGAGGGCGTAGTTGTAGAACGGAACGCCGTAGCGCACGTCGTCGACCGTGGTGATGTCGGTCAGCGGCGTGAAGAAGTCGTCGGCGTCGTAGTCGGTGGTCGAGTCGATGCGCTCGTCGAGCGGCTCGAGGAACCCGGCCTGGGCGAAGTCGACCATCCACGGGTTGTCGGCGACGATGAGGTCGTAGGCCGGGTCGGGCGACTGGAACGACGAGACGAGCTTGTCGCGCATCTGGTCGAAGGTGAGCGACTCGATGTCGACCGTGATGTCGGGGTAGACCGTGTTGAACTCCGAGACGAGGTCTTTCACGATGTCGGTGTCGGGCACGTTCTCCATGAGGATGCGCACGGTGCCGCTGGTGTCTTTCGGGATGTCTCCGAGGCCGGAGGAGGTGACCTCGGCGGGACCGCCGGAGCCTGCGCAGGCAGTCGCCGTGAGCGCGATGGCTCCGGCCAGGGCCACGCCGGCGGCGAAACGACCGGACTTCTTTCTGAGTGACATGAGGGTCCTTACTGGTGGGTGAGCTGGGTGAAGGGGTAGGTGGGGCGCAGGGTGGGTAGGCGCCGTGGGTCAGTCCATGAAGGCGCCGCCGTTGATGGCGAGCGCCTCTCCGGTCATGAAGGCGGAGTCCTCGCCGAGCAGGAACGCCACGACCCGCGCGACGTCCTCCGGTTCTTCGAGGCGGCCGAGCGGCGTGTCGTCGATCCAGAGCTGCTTGACCGACTCGGGATCGGTGCCGCGCAGGCCGGCCTCCCAGGCGAGCTCGCGCTCCTGCATGGGGGTCGCGACGTATCCGGGGCAGATGCTGTTCACCCGGATGCCGTGCTCGGCCAACTCGAACGCCATTGCCTGGGTGAGCCCCACGACGCCGAACTTCGAAGCCACGTAATCGGCGAGGAACGGCACCTTGCCCTGCTTGCCGGCCATGGATGCGGTGTTGACGATGGCGCCGCGACGACCGGTGCGCACCATGGCGCGGGCGGCGGCCTGACCGCAGACGAAGACGCCCTTGAGGTTGATCTCGAGGGTCTTGTCGTACTTCTCGATCGGCATCTCGAGGAAGCGCTGCATGAACGAGATGCCCGCGTTGCTCACCCAGGCGTCGAGGCCCAGGCGGTCGGCGACGTCGTCGGCGACCCGGGCGGCAGCCTCGGGGTCGCTCACGTTGAGCACAGCCGACTCGTGCTGCTGGCCGGCGCTCGTGTCGAGAGCTGCGGCGGCAGTGGCGGCGGCCTCACCGTTGATGTCGGTCACGACGACCTGCCAGCCCCGCGCGGCGAGGGTCGCCGCGATCGTGCGGCCGATACCGGATCCTGCCCCGGTGACGACGACGGTTTTCATGCTCGGGTTCTCCTTGCGATCGAGTGCGAGACGGGAGCGACTGCCGCTCCGAGCTCGCGCCATTCCTGGTAGGCGCGGTCGTAGACCGCGACCTTCTGCGGGTCGGGGACGACGGGCGCCCCCAGGGTGATGAAGCGGGAGGTCTCGCTCCAGTCGTCGAGTGCGCCGATGCCGACGGCCGCGATGAGAGCCGCGCCCAAGGAGGCGCCGGGGTGGTCGACAACGGGGAACATCTCGGTGCCGAGCACCTCGGAGTGGATCTGCTTCCACAGTGTCGACTTGCTGCCGCCGTTGGTGATCGAGACCCGGCCGAGGTCGATTCCCATGTCGCGGAACACCTCGACGTGATGACGGAAGCCGAAGGCGATGGCCTCGAGCACCGAGCGGTACAGGTCGGCCTTCGTGTGCCCGAGGTGAAGACCCGCGAACGTGCCCCGCAGGTCGGGGTCGTGGATGGGGCTCTTCTCACCCAAGAAGTAGGGAAGGCACAGCACCTCGGCCGGCCGGCTGTCGGCGGCCGCGAGATCGAGGTCGACGAGCGGCTCTCCCCCGATCAGCCCCTGGTACCAGCGGATGAGGCTCCCGCTCGTGGCCATGCATCCATTGGGCAGCCATCGGCCCGGCACCGGATGGGCGTCGAGGTAGAGGCGTTCGTCGACGACCGGCGCATCACTGGCCACCAGGATGTCGCCGGCGCCGCCGAGCTTCACCAGCCAGTCACCGGGCTTCTCCACACCGGCGGCGAAGGCCGAGAGCACGTGGTCTGCGCCGCCGACGACGAGTGCGGTACCGGGGTTCAGCCCTGTGCGCTCGGCGAGTTGGGCGCTGAGCGACCCGGCCCGTGTGCCGGGGGCGAGCACGGCCGGGAGCAGGGCGGGGTCGAGGCCTGCGGCGTCGAGAACGCGCCCGACCCGCTCCCCCGCGATGGTGAACAGACCCGATTCGAGGGCCCAGTTCTGCTCGACGTGCGGCTCCGCGCCGAGCGCCATGAGCACCCAGTCGTACGACCCGACGATGTGGCGCGCAGCGGCGAGGTCGCTCGGCCGGTGCTCGTGGAACCAGGCGATGGTGGGGGCCACCGACTGCTGGGTGAGGGCCGCGCCGGTGAGCGTCACCAGGTCGAGGTCGGCGAGCTGCTCGGCCAGGGTCTCGATCTGGTCGTTCGCCCGGGCGTCGTTCTGCAGCAGAGCCCGGCCGATGGGCTGGAGCCCGTCGTCGACGAGCACGACGGCGGGCACCATTCCCGAGGTGGCGATCGCACCGATGGAATCGGCGGCGACGCTCGAGACCGCCAGGATCTCACGGATGGAGTCGACGACGTTGTCGAGCCACTGCCGCGGGTCGGCTTCGGCGTGACCGGCGTGCGGGCTGAACAGGGTGGCTTCGCGGGAGGCCTGGGCGACGATACCGCCCTGCACGTCGAGCAGGATGGTCTTTGTGCCGGTGGTGCCGATGTCGATGCCGAGAGTGTGGCGGGTCATGCCGTCGCCCCCTGCTCGAGCGCCGAGCTGTGCGGGCCGGGCACGCACACCACCTCGACCCCGAGCGAGCGGGCCCCGACGAGGGTGGGGTGGTCGGCTGGGCCGTCGGTGACGATCGCCGTCACCGAGCTGAGGGGCGACACGCTGACGAGCTGCACCCGGCCGAGCTTGGTCTCGTCGGCGACCACGATGACCCGGTCGGCTGCTTTGACCGCTGCGCGTTTCACGCTGCCCTCCTCGCGGTGGTACTCGGAGACGCCTCGGGCGGGGTCGACCCCGGCGATGCCCATCACGTAGGTGTCGCAGTTGTAGCGGGTGAAGATCTCCTCGGTCTCCGAGCCGATGAGGCTGAGCTCACCGGGCCGCACACGACCGCCGGCGAGCAGAACCACGGTGTCGGGCTCGTCGGCGAGCTCGACGGCGACCAGGATGCTGGGGGTGACGACGGTGAGACCGAGGCCGCGACCCTTGATCGCCTTCGCGACGGCGAGCACCGAGCTGCCGCTGTCGAGGATGACGGTCTCGCGCGGCCGGAGCAGTTCCACCGCAGCCTCGGCGATGTGCATCTTGCCTTCGGCGGCCTCGGCGGCGCGTGTCTCGAACGAGGGCTCCGCGGCCTTCCCGCTCGACAGGATGGCGCCACCGACGACCCTGCGAACGAGGCCGGAGGCCTCGAGAGCCTCGACGTCGCGACGGATCGTCATCTCGGAGACCTTGAACTCCTCCGCGAGCGTGGCGAAGTCGATCTCCCCCTCGGCCAGCACACGCTGCTCGATCATTGCCCTGCGGGTCTTAGCTGCCATAGCTTCATCTAAACCAATGTTTGTTACTGATTCACAATATTACTGTTTCGAATATGTAAATTCGCATCACTTCGATCCAATATATGTGAATATATGACACGTACCTCGTCGCGTCCAGTGCGACGCACGCACACTTGAACGAAAGGCCCCGCTATGAGCGACTGGCTCGGATCTGTCTTCCCCACGACGAAACCCGTCATCGCGATGCTGCACCTGTCTGCCCTGCCCGGTGACCCCGGCTTCGACAGCACGGCGGGCATCCGTGCTGTGGTCGAGCGGGCCAAGGGCGAGCTCGCCGACCTGCAGGAAGGCGGGGTCGACGGCGTCATGATCTCGAACGAGTTCAGCCTCCCCTACCTCACCAAGACCGAGCCGATCACGGCCATCAGCATGGCGCGCATCATCGGCGAGCTGCTCGACGACATCACCGTGCCGTACGGCGTCAACGTGCTGTGGGACGGCCGCGCGTCGATCGATCTGGCCGTGGCCACGGGCGCTCAGTGGGTACGTGAAATCTTCACAGGCGTCTACGCGAGCGACTTCGGCCTGTGGAACACCAACGTGGGCGAGGTCGCCCGCCACCGCGCTCGCATCGGCGGCGCCGGCGTGAAGCTGTTCTTCAACATCGTTCCCGAATCGGCCAAGTACCTCGCCGACCGCGACCTCACCTCGATCACCGAGACCACCGTGTTCGCCACGCTCCCCGACGCCATCTGCGTCTCGGGCCTCACCGCGGGTGCCCCCACCGACACGCAGGCGCTGGCGACGGTCAAGGCCGCCGCCGGTACCGTGCCGGTGTTCGTGAACACCGGCGTGCGCGCCCACAACGTGGGCGACCAGCTCGCCATCGCCGACGGGGCCATCATCGGCACCTTCTTCAAGAAGGACGGCGTGTTCGAGAATCGCGTCGACCTCACCCGTGTGCACGAGCTCATGGGTGCGGCGCGCGACGCCCGCGCGGGGTTCGCCGCGGCCGAGTAGTCCGCCCTCGGCGCGGCGCGGTGCCCGATGCGCCGCGCCGCGTCAGCGCGCGGGGTCTTGCTTGCGCGAGGCCTTTAGGGCGTAGAGGCGCTGGTCGGCGCGGTCGCGGATCGTGTGTGCCGAGTCGTCGGGCCGCGCGACAGCGAGCCCGAACGACCAGCCCCGCGGGATCGACGCGTGCAGCCGCTCGACCACCTCCCCCGCCTCCGCCTCCGTCGTCGCGGGCAGCACGAGCAGGAACTCGTCGCCACCGATCCGCGCGACGAGGTCGTACGGACGGGTGATCGCGCGCAGGGCCGATGCGAACTCCACCAGCCGACGGTCGCCCTCGGCGTGACCACGCTCGTCGTTGACGCGCTTGAAGTCGTCGAGATCGACGATCACGACGGCGACGCTCTGCCCCGTGCGGGCCGCTCTGGTGAGCTCCAGGTCGATGCGCGCATCCAGGCCCGACCGGTTGAGCAGCCCGGTGAGCGGGTCGGTCGTGATCTCCCGGTCGAGCCTGCTGCGCAGGTAGCCCGCGGCTTCGAGGCAGAACACCGACGCCAGCAGGATGTTGAACCAGGTCAGCAGCAGCGCATCCAGCGGGTTGATGATCACCGCCGTCAGCGAGAGCGCGAACCCCGTCGCGGTGACCGCCCGGGCTACCCACCGCCGGTAGAACCAGCCCAGGTAGCAGGCGAACATCGGGTAGAGCACGATGTTGTTGACGGATGCGACCGGCGCCACCGAGACGGCCATCTGCACCGAGGTGACGACGAAGAAGACGCTCGCGCCCGCGATGCCGAGCCAGCTGACGAAGCGCGCGCCGAATGCGATGGGGGTGCCGGCGAGCACGATGGTGACGGCGATCCAGAACCACGTCCAGCCGCTCCCGAGCGGGTTGGCCGTCGAGGTGATCGCATCGAGGAGGCCGCTGGCCGCGATGACCACCCCTGCAGCCGCGGTGACCCAGGCGAACGGCGGAATCCGCCGGCCGGCGAGCCACGCCCCGAAACGCCTCATCGCCCTCCCCCACCCGACGCACCGAACGCACCCGACGATGACTGGAGTCTAAGCGAGCCGCCCCCGCGATGGTGACGGCTGCTGACGCATCCGTACCGCCGCTGTATGCTGGTCTACTTTTCCGATCGCGAACCCGGGGGTGAGCCGTGCAGACCATCGTCACTGCAGAGTACGGTTCGCGCGCCATCGGCGTCGCCACCGGGGATTCCGATCACGACCTCATGAGCGTCTTCGTCGAAGACCCCGAGTACGTGCTCGGCATCGAGACCATCGACACCCACGCATCCTCCACGGCGGCCGCCGGCGCACGATCCACCCACCAAGACACCGACATCACGCGCTACCCGCTGCGGAAGTGGGCGAAGCTCGCGGCCGTGGGCAACCCCACCGTGCTGCTCCTGCTGTTCCTCGAGCCCCTCGACAGCACCGGGCACTGGGAGATGCTGAAGGGCATCCGGGATGCGTTCGTCTCCCGGGAGGCCGGCCGGCGGTTCCAGGGCTACTCGCTGGGGCAGCGGGAGGCGATGGTCGGTATGCGCAACAAGCGCACCAACAGGCCCGAGCTGATCCACAAGCACGGCTACGACACCAAGTTCGCGTACCACATGGTGCGCACGGCGATGCAGGGTGTCGAGCTCATGACCACGGGTGCGCTGCGCCTGCCGATGGCGCCCGGCGACCTCGAGGTGCTCCGCTCGATTCGCGCCGGGGCCATGTCGAAGGACGCCGTTCTCGACCTCGCTTCTTCGCTCGACAGCGACCTCACCGTCGCCATCGCGCGCGCTCAGGTGAACGACCAGCCCGACCGGATGCTCATCAACGACACCCTCCACCGCATCTACCTCGACGCCTGGGCCTCCCGATGAAGCCCGCTGTCATCGTCGACGTCGATGGCACCCTCGCCGACGTCTCCGGCATCCGCCACTACGTGCTCGACGACCCCGAGAAGAAGCTGTTCGCCAAGTTCCACGGCGCTTCAGGGCTCGTGCCCCCGGTCGATTCGGTCGCTACCGTCACCCGTGCGCTCGACGCCGCCGGCCTGACGATCGTCGTCCTCACCTCACGTCGTGAGCAGTGGCGCCACGTCACGCGCCGCTGGCTCGCGAAGTGGGAGATCCCCTTCCACGCCCTCGGCATGCGTGCCGACCACGACAATCGCCGCGACGACGACGTGAAGCGCGACCTCCTCACCCGGATGCGCCGCCTCTACGACCTCGACCCCGTGCTCGCGATCGACGACAACCCCACCGTCATCGCGCTCTGGCGCTCACTCGGCATCCCGACCGTGCGCGTGCCCGGCTGGGACGAGCAGCACCCCCGGCCCGACGACCGGGAAACGTAGCTCACGCGGTGGCGGCTCTCCTGACGACCAGGCGCGCGACCCGATCAGCGCAGTTCGATGAGGTCGTTGCCCGCCTCGATCATGTCCACCACAGTGTCGATCAGGGGTTCGAACCACTCGATCAATGCGCGGCGTCGCGTGTTGCCGACCCGAATCCAGATGATCGCCGGCGCTTCTCCACCGAGAACGACCATGCTCGAGAAGTCTTCGTCCTTCGTGACGAGAACGGCTCGGTGCTCCATCGCGTAAGCCCACAACGCGTGATCCGCTGCGTCAGCCGGACCGATATCCGTCACGTGCTCTGCGACATGACCACGGGCCGCCAGCATGCGGGCAAGGGCCGGCGGCAGTTGGGCGTCGACGAGGAAACGCACCGGTTACGAAGCGAGCACTATCGTGTGGTCTGCCTGCGCTGCAGCGTACTCGAGGCATGCGCGGATGTCGTCGGCGGTGAGGTAGGGGTAGTCCTCGAGGATTTCTGCCTCGGAAGCCCCCGCGGCCAGGAGAGAGAGCACGTCTCCCACTCGCATGCGTGTGCCGCGCACGGAAGGTCGACCGTGGACGACCTCCGGGTTGACGACAATGCGATCCAACAGCGACATGCTCCGATGATACCGGCGCAGGATGATTCGCAGCCGTCGGATTCAGTCTCATGCGGACGAGTCACGATGTGCACCGTCGCGTGGCTGCGCAGATGTCCCGCTGGGTCGGGCGGAGTGGAAAGGTGGAGGGATGGAGCATCCTGAAGCACCCCGGCTCGACCCGACGCCCGAGCAGGTCGCGGAGATCGATCGGCGGGCCGCCGCATTGAAGGAGCAGCCCGAGAGCTTCGCCGCGATGGATGCGCTCTGGCGGGCCGTGTATGCGCTCGACCGGTGGATCTTCATCGCGCGCGGCACCGACGACCAACCGGGGCCTTACGCGGGTGAGCTCCCTCAGGGCCCGATGCTGTTCGCGTTCACGACCGGCGAGCGGGCCCGGAGCGCAGCGCTCGGCATGGGGCTCTCGGAGGACGAGGTGTCACGGTTGCTCGCCGTCCCGCTGCCGGCGGCGATCGAGTGGGCTGCGACGTTCGCGAGCGTCGGCGTGAAGGGCATCGCGTTCGACATCCCCACAGCCGGGTACTTCGCTCCACTCACGAATCTCGTTCCGATGCGCGACTACATGGCCGCGCATCCGCCTGCCGTCTGAGCGGTGGCGGTGGGCACCGGCCATCGCGGCGGATGCTCCACTCGCGCCCCGAGAACCCGTACGGTCGGAAACACGGAAGGCCGAGCCGGGTGGGGCCCCCGACCGTGCCCGCAGCATCCGTGAGACCCCCGGACCCGGCCGGCTCGAACGGGACTGCCACCCTCGCCATCTGCGGGAGGACGTACCCTTACCGGGTCGGCACGCCTTGGGCGGGTTCAGAAAGGAGAGTCAGCCTGAGCAGACCGCTCGCGAAAGGCAACTGACCCAGGTGCAGGGACGCTAGTCATCGTCTCCCGTGAGCACCCAGCGCGAGGACCCGTCCCGGCCGATCAAGGACAACCGTCCGCCCTCGTCACGGAGCGACACATCGAGGATCGCGACCAGACTGTAGGGACTCGTTGCGGCCTTCCCGATGTCGATGAGGGGGCCAGCCCGCTCGTCGAGGGGCAACGGCGTCTCTCGGAAGGTCCAACGCCCCTCGAGATCGAGGGTGTGCGCGGGTGCCGACTCTCTTTCCTCGTCCGCGACGACGATCCGCAGGGGAATGCCGACGAGTTGCGCCGTGAAGTCGGCATTCAAGATTACGATCCCGTTGTCGTCGGAGGTCCACCGCCCCACGAGATCCGAGGCGACCAAGGTGGGCGGAGCGGGAGTGGACGGCCCCTCGATCTGACCGAAGGAGAGCAGGGCGCCTCTGTCGGCGTCGCCGTAGTCAAGCTGAAGGCCGCCCCGTCGGACCCCGAGGAAGAACCCGCTGAAGATGCCGTGCAATCCTCGGGCGTCGATGTCCACTGCGACCCATGCATCCTCAGACTGCCCCTGGTCAGTCGAGTAGTACTCCCAATTGCCGGTCGTCGTGATCGTGTCACCCCAGTTGAGGGTGTCCCATCGATCTACGGCCAACGCAGCTCGCGGGAGATTCTCGATGCGAACGGTTCCATCGCCCGACAGCTCGATGAGGGCGGTGTGGCCGGCGTCGGAAGCCTCGTACACACCGAGTATCTGGGTTCGCGACGGAGGGGCGAACGCTGAACACCCGGTGAAGATCGCCATCATGACCATGCAGACGAGGGTGCTCAGAATCACGGTGCCGATCGGACGAGTTCGGATGCTCGCGGTGCCACCGGCTACGGCGTCGACAAGCATCGCGCCGGGCGCTGATTCCTTCTCGACGACGACCACGGTCACCTTCCTACCGCAGGAGAGCGTCTCCCTGGCACAGAGCGGCCACGAGTCTCCAGATCGGCGGGTCCCTCTCCCGATCGGTAAGGTCGGTGCATGCACGCGGCTGATTCGAGTGGTCCCGGTGGAGAGTTCCTTGGCCTCATCGAGAAGTACGGCTGGGCGATCCGGCACGTCGGCGAGGGCGGGTTCCCGGCCTTCTCCTACACGGTCGGGCTGACGTCGATGGGCCATCCCGAGCTGGTGATGGTCGGGCTGCCGTTCGACGCGGCTCAGGGCTTCCTGAACAACATGGGGGCGGATGTGCGAGACGGGTCGCGGTTCGACGCTGGCAGCGTCGTCTGGGACCAGACGGAACCG contains the following coding sequences:
- a CDS encoding ABC transporter substrate-binding protein, with the translated sequence MSLRKKSGRFAAGVALAGAIALTATACAGSGGPAEVTSSGLGDIPKDTSGTVRILMENVPDTDIVKDLVSEFNTVYPDITVDIESLTFDQMRDKLVSSFQSPDPAYDLIVADNPWMVDFAQAGFLEPLDERIDSTTDYDADDFFTPLTDITTVDDVRYGVPFYNYALGYLYNTADYEAAGLQVPTTLDELVSDVTTLKTADRAGIAMQPQRGYKIFEEWANWLFAAGGSIYDDEGNITLDTPEAKAALEAYIDAYQNAAPANSLNWAFDEAFRSVSSGEAASMISYNWNLPALNDPAGASGDLAGQFKLAPMPGGKQVLGAWSWAIPSNSGAPDAAWAFASWITSKAVDVERVSAGGAAIRESTLEDPAVLDDGFGADYYEAVKQILSDAAPLSQGAGGEEMIQAVGTELNEAVAGTKSVDDALRDAQSAAEKTQG
- a CDS encoding DUF433 domain-containing protein, which produces MSLLDRIVVNPEVVHGRPSVRGTRMRVGDVLSLLAAGASEAEILEDYPYLTADDIRACLEYAAAQADHTIVLAS
- a CDS encoding SDR family NAD(P)-dependent oxidoreductase produces the protein MKTVVVTGAGSGIGRTIAATLAARGWQVVVTDINGEAAATAAAALDTSAGQQHESAVLNVSDPEAAARVADDVADRLGLDAWVSNAGISFMQRFLEMPIEKYDKTLEINLKGVFVCGQAAARAMVRTGRRGAIVNTASMAGKQGKVPFLADYVASKFGVVGLTQAMAFELAEHGIRVNSICPGYVATPMQERELAWEAGLRGTDPESVKQLWIDDTPLGRLEEPEDVARVVAFLLGEDSAFMTGEALAINGGAFMD
- a CDS encoding nucleotidyltransferase domain-containing protein, with product MQTIVTAEYGSRAIGVATGDSDHDLMSVFVEDPEYVLGIETIDTHASSTAAAGARSTHQDTDITRYPLRKWAKLAAVGNPTVLLLLFLEPLDSTGHWEMLKGIRDAFVSREAGRRFQGYSLGQREAMVGMRNKRTNRPELIHKHGYDTKFAYHMVRTAMQGVELMTTGALRLPMAPGDLEVLRSIRAGAMSKDAVLDLASSLDSDLTVAIARAQVNDQPDRMLINDTLHRIYLDAWASR
- a CDS encoding diguanylate cyclase, whose protein sequence is MRRFGAWLAGRRIPPFAWVTAAAGVVIAASGLLDAITSTANPLGSGWTWFWIAVTIVLAGTPIAFGARFVSWLGIAGASVFFVVTSVQMAVSVAPVASVNNIVLYPMFACYLGWFYRRWVARAVTATGFALSLTAVIINPLDALLLTWFNILLASVFCLEAAGYLRSRLDREITTDPLTGLLNRSGLDARIDLELTRAARTGQSVAVVIVDLDDFKRVNDERGHAEGDRRLVEFASALRAITRPYDLVARIGGDEFLLVLPATTEAEAGEVVERLHASIPRGWSFGLAVARPDDSAHTIRDRADQRLYALKASRKQDPAR
- a CDS encoding BtpA/SgcQ family protein; the protein is MSDWLGSVFPTTKPVIAMLHLSALPGDPGFDSTAGIRAVVERAKGELADLQEGGVDGVMISNEFSLPYLTKTEPITAISMARIIGELLDDITVPYGVNVLWDGRASIDLAVATGAQWVREIFTGVYASDFGLWNTNVGEVARHRARIGGAGVKLFFNIVPESAKYLADRDLTSITETTVFATLPDAICVSGLTAGAPTDTQALATVKAAAGTVPVFVNTGVRAHNVGDQLAIADGAIIGTFFKKDGVFENRVDLTRVHELMGAARDARAGFAAAE
- a CDS encoding FGGY-family carbohydrate kinase, translated to MTRHTLGIDIGTTGTKTILLDVQGGIVAQASREATLFSPHAGHAEADPRQWLDNVVDSIREILAVSSVAADSIGAIATSGMVPAVVLVDDGLQPIGRALLQNDARANDQIETLAEQLADLDLVTLTGAALTQQSVAPTIAWFHEHRPSDLAAARHIVGSYDWVLMALGAEPHVEQNWALESGLFTIAGERVGRVLDAAGLDPALLPAVLAPGTRAGSLSAQLAERTGLNPGTALVVGGADHVLSAFAAGVEKPGDWLVKLGGAGDILVASDAPVVDERLYLDAHPVPGRWLPNGCMATSGSLIRWYQGLIGGEPLVDLDLAAADSRPAEVLCLPYFLGEKSPIHDPDLRGTFAGLHLGHTKADLYRSVLEAIAFGFRHHVEVFRDMGIDLGRVSITNGGSKSTLWKQIHSEVLGTEMFPVVDHPGASLGAALIAAVGIGALDDWSETSRFITLGAPVVPDPQKVAVYDRAYQEWRELGAAVAPVSHSIARRTRA
- a CDS encoding carbohydrate ABC transporter permease, translating into MRFKYGMLAPLVAVFIAVVGFPLLYALYLSFTDYKLTDRGAPDLVGFENYLSTFTNPAFWEAFGVTAVYVVVAVGLELVIGLAVALSLQKQKWARDVTRSMLLAPMFITPIAVGLTFRFLLNDQIGAIPELLRGIGINYDFFGPGRALFTLAFIDVWQWTPFMVLLLLAGLESIPKQPLEAARVDGGSPWYIFRRIVLPLLAPVLVVAILLRALDALKVFEYVYATTRGGPGTETQTIQYFTYQTGIQFFRLGEASSMAFVVLAVVLTVIVIAFRRLERNKSA
- a CDS encoding DUF5615 family PIN-like protein, producing MRFLVDAQLPPALARMLAARGHVAEHVTDIGPADAADHALWAYAMEHRAVLVTKDEDFSSMVVLGGEAPAIIWIRVGNTRRRALIEWFEPLIDTVVDMIEAGNDLIELR
- a CDS encoding DeoR/GlpR family DNA-binding transcription regulator, producing the protein MAAKTRRAMIEQRVLAEGEIDFATLAEEFKVSEMTIRRDVEALEASGLVRRVVGGAILSSGKAAEPSFETRAAEAAEGKMHIAEAAVELLRPRETVILDSGSSVLAVAKAIKGRGLGLTVVTPSILVAVELADEPDTVVLLAGGRVRPGELSLIGSETEEIFTRYNCDTYVMGIAGVDPARGVSEYHREEGSVKRAAVKAADRVIVVADETKLGRVQLVSVSPLSSVTAIVTDGPADHPTLVGARSLGVEVVCVPGPHSSALEQGATA
- a CDS encoding DUF4262 domain-containing protein; translated protein: MHAADSSGPGGEFLGLIEKYGWAIRHVGEGGFPAFSYTVGLTSMGHPELVMVGLPFDAAQGFLNNMGADVRDGSRFDAGSVVWDQTEPPAPIAFVEATDVSGLTAVEQVFGEVRALQAVWSDSQGRLPWDVGYRNPPEAQPLLGTRPTSLT